From Mycobacteriales bacterium, the proteins below share one genomic window:
- a CDS encoding NAD-dependent epimerase/dehydratase family protein produces the protein MAVTGAGSGAGAAVLAHLTGSDRIGTAIGIDGCPQPAGTTAGWREVDVLDPALTGAFAGVTAVAHLAVDLTPDADRDGQRLRNTRAAQTVITAAFAAGVRRVVVVGSALVYGAYADNPVPLPDDAPLRAVPEASAVGDLLEIERIAAVSRRTHRGLAVTVLRPAVVLGAGDREPMAALLGAPRLLRIRGADTRWQFCHVSDLAAAVELAALAPAGVLDGPANVACEGWLDHDELERISGRRSLELPERAAVGMAERLHRLGITPAPPSELAYLMHPWVIDCARLREVGWRPSHSNAEAVADHLGERSERRRGPAVVGGAAAGAAVALVGTAALVRRARRRRSG, from the coding sequence GTGGCCGTCACCGGAGCCGGCTCCGGAGCCGGCGCGGCCGTCCTCGCCCACCTCACCGGCTCGGACCGGATCGGTACGGCGATCGGCATCGACGGCTGCCCGCAGCCGGCCGGGACCACCGCGGGCTGGCGCGAGGTCGACGTGCTCGACCCGGCCCTGACCGGCGCGTTCGCCGGGGTGACCGCGGTCGCCCATCTCGCCGTCGACCTCACCCCGGACGCGGACCGCGACGGCCAGCGGCTGCGCAACACCCGGGCCGCGCAGACGGTCATCACCGCCGCGTTCGCCGCCGGCGTGCGCCGGGTGGTGGTCGTCGGGAGCGCCCTGGTCTACGGCGCGTACGCGGACAACCCGGTGCCGTTGCCGGACGACGCGCCGCTGCGGGCGGTGCCGGAGGCCAGCGCGGTCGGCGACCTGCTGGAGATCGAGCGGATCGCGGCGGTGTCCCGGCGCACTCACCGCGGGCTGGCGGTGACCGTGCTGCGGCCGGCTGTGGTGCTCGGCGCCGGCGACCGGGAGCCGATGGCCGCGTTGCTCGGCGCACCCCGGCTGCTGCGGATCCGCGGCGCCGACACCCGCTGGCAGTTCTGCCACGTCTCCGACCTCGCCGCCGCGGTCGAGCTGGCCGCGCTGGCCCCGGCCGGGGTGCTGGACGGACCGGCCAACGTCGCCTGCGAGGGCTGGCTCGACCACGACGAGCTGGAACGGATCAGCGGCCGGCGCAGCCTCGAGCTGCCGGAGCGGGCCGCGGTCGGGATGGCCGAGCGGCTGCACCGGCTCGGGATCACGCCGGCGCCGCCGAGCGAGCTGGCCTATCTCATGCACCCCTGGGTGATCGACTGCGCGCGGTTGCGGGAGGTCGGCTGGCGACCGTCCCACAGCAACGCCGAGGCGGTGGCCGACCACCTGGGCGAGCGGTCCGAACGCCGGCGCGGGCCGGCCGTCGTCGGCGGGGCCGCGGCCGGTGCCGCCGTCGCCCTCGTCGGTACGGCGGCGTTGGTACGGCGCGCCCGCCGCCGCCGGTCCGGCTGA
- a CDS encoding zinc-dependent metalloprotease has protein sequence MTDVPFGFGFGPNRDDSGSGSSGSGSGSGDLPFGAGFGLPGAGGIPDDLAGKAPLFAALQQMLSAQSGPVNWELAKQMAVSALATGHRSPSPVERSQIAEAIRLADHWLDPVTQLPSGVTAIESWSRVEWVEKTLPAWAQLCDPVASRVVGAMGSIVPEEAAAEAGPLLGMVGQMGGLMFGAQVGQALAKLAGEVLASTDVGLPLGPAGVAALLPDNVAAFGQGLELPADEVRLFLALREAAYHRLFKHVPWLRQRLFDAVDAYARGITVDREAIERAMSEIDPQDPESMQKALEGGMFEPSVTPEQQTALARLETLLALVEGWVDDVVGAAAADRLPKAEALRETLRRRRATGGPAEQTFATLVGLELRPRRLREAATLWRTLREQEGPEGRDELWRHPDLLPAADDLDDPEGFVRRSGETDDLDPNQA, from the coding sequence GTGACCGACGTCCCGTTCGGGTTCGGCTTCGGGCCGAACCGAGACGACTCGGGGTCCGGCTCGTCCGGGTCCGGTTCCGGGTCGGGTGATCTGCCCTTCGGGGCGGGCTTCGGCCTGCCCGGAGCCGGTGGCATCCCTGACGACCTGGCCGGAAAGGCCCCGCTGTTCGCCGCGCTGCAGCAGATGTTGTCCGCCCAGAGCGGGCCGGTGAACTGGGAGCTGGCCAAGCAGATGGCCGTCTCCGCGCTGGCCACCGGGCACCGCTCGCCCTCGCCGGTCGAGCGCTCCCAGATCGCCGAGGCGATCCGGCTGGCCGACCACTGGCTGGACCCGGTCACGCAGCTGCCCTCCGGGGTGACCGCGATCGAGTCCTGGTCCCGGGTCGAGTGGGTCGAGAAGACCCTGCCGGCCTGGGCCCAGCTGTGTGACCCGGTCGCGTCCCGGGTGGTCGGCGCGATGGGCTCGATCGTGCCCGAGGAGGCCGCGGCCGAGGCCGGCCCGCTGCTGGGCATGGTCGGCCAGATGGGCGGCCTGATGTTCGGCGCCCAGGTCGGGCAGGCGCTGGCCAAGCTGGCCGGCGAAGTCCTGGCCAGCACCGACGTCGGGCTGCCGTTGGGACCGGCCGGGGTCGCGGCGCTGCTGCCGGACAACGTGGCCGCGTTCGGGCAGGGGCTGGAGCTGCCCGCGGACGAGGTCCGGCTGTTCCTGGCGCTGCGCGAGGCCGCGTACCACCGGCTGTTCAAGCACGTGCCCTGGCTGCGGCAGCGCCTGTTCGACGCCGTCGACGCGTACGCGCGGGGCATCACGGTCGACCGCGAGGCGATCGAGCGCGCGATGTCCGAGATCGATCCGCAGGACCCGGAGAGCATGCAGAAGGCGCTGGAGGGCGGCATGTTCGAGCCGTCGGTGACGCCGGAGCAGCAGACCGCGCTGGCTCGGCTGGAGACCCTGCTCGCGCTCGTCGAGGGCTGGGTCGACGACGTCGTCGGCGCGGCTGCGGCCGACCGGCTGCCCAAGGCGGAGGCGCTGCGGGAGACCCTGCGCCGGCGCCGCGCGACCGGCGGCCCGGCCGAGCAGACCTTCGCCACGCTGGTCGGGCTGGAGCTGCGGCCGCGACGGCTGCGCGAGGCCGCGACGCTCTGGCGGACCCTGCGCGAGCAGGAGGGTCCGGAGGGCCGGGACGAGCTCTGGCGGCACCCGGACCTGCTGCCGGCCGCGGACGACCTGGACGACCCCGAGGGGTTCGTCCGCCGCAGCGGCGAGACCGACGACCTGGACCCGAACCAGGCCTGA
- a CDS encoding M48 family metallopeptidase, which yields MARTLAVDRAAPAVEVRRSARRRRTVSAYRDGDTTVVLIPARFSKAEERRWVAEMVARLHARDARRQRGPRRSDEALLARARQLSTTVLDGEARPSSVRWVSNMASRWGSCTPTDGTIRVSSRLRDMPSWVLDYVLVHELAHLLVTGHGADFWELVGRYPRTERARGYLEGVAAAAHLDRSEEDETPAAEVDPGTEG from the coding sequence GTGGCTCGTACGCTTGCCGTCGACCGGGCCGCGCCCGCCGTCGAGGTGCGGCGGAGCGCGCGCCGGCGTCGGACCGTGTCCGCATACCGGGACGGCGACACGACTGTGGTACTGATCCCGGCCCGCTTCAGCAAGGCCGAGGAGCGACGATGGGTGGCCGAGATGGTCGCCCGGCTGCATGCCCGTGACGCGCGGCGGCAACGCGGACCCCGCCGCAGCGACGAGGCACTGCTGGCCCGGGCCCGGCAGCTGTCCACGACCGTGCTCGACGGCGAGGCCCGGCCCAGCAGCGTGCGCTGGGTGTCGAACATGGCCTCCCGCTGGGGCTCCTGCACGCCGACCGACGGCACCATCCGGGTCTCCAGCCGGCTGCGGGACATGCCGAGCTGGGTCCTGGACTATGTGCTCGTGCACGAGCTGGCCCACCTGCTGGTCACCGGGCACGGCGCCGACTTCTGGGAGCTGGTCGGCCGCTACCCGCGCACCGAGCGCGCCCGCGGCTACCTGGAGGGCGTCGCCGCGGCGGCCCACCTGGACCGGTCGGAGGAGGACGAGACGCCCGCCGCCGAAGTCGACCCGGGGACCGAGGGATGA
- a CDS encoding DUF5679 domain-containing protein, whose protein sequence is MADTYNGYCVKCREKRDFEGEVSVSDSGRRMAKGKCPVCGTTMNRILGKA, encoded by the coding sequence GTGGCCGACACCTACAACGGCTACTGCGTGAAGTGCAGAGAGAAGCGCGACTTCGAGGGTGAGGTCTCGGTCAGCGACTCCGGTCGTCGTATGGCGAAGGGCAAGTGCCCCGTCTGCGGGACCACGATGAACCGGATCCTCGGCAAGGCGTAG
- a CDS encoding ThiF family adenylyltransferase has protein sequence MTLPLRPRRPAGVPQPPPGRAAGPADARARTPGAGSGRPLLPTALRPVWRADGALQLGLDPERAVVVDGIDEPTARALLELDGTRTESEVLAAAAGDGLDAELVCDLLADLRAAGILAEVTFPANPPPPDRAPRPTPAGPTSTAAARPHSVGADTSAGGDGASAGTARITAGAARTSGGRSAGARRGGSIGVTTRPAPTGRAFGAVGAAGRLGPDLAALSLLPAPHSPLEVMRGRRAAAVVVHGAGRVGVSLATLLGAAGVGRVHVADRGPVRPGDVAPAGFPAADVDRSRSAAAADALRRAAPEVQSDAPPPGRRPDLVVIASTDPVDTSLRTALVRGRVPHLVAGVRETTAVVGPLVLPGRTGCLRCGDLHRVDRDPAWPVVAAQLVGVRRRREEPCDVALATLAAGLAALQVLAHLDGRPVAAIGASLELGLTDWRLRRRTWPGHPRCDCGAPS, from the coding sequence GTGACCTTGCCGCTCCGCCCGCGGCGTCCGGCCGGGGTGCCGCAACCGCCGCCCGGGCGTGCCGCCGGACCTGCCGACGCCCGGGCCCGGACGCCCGGCGCCGGATCGGGCCGGCCGCTGCTGCCGACGGCCTTGCGCCCGGTCTGGCGGGCGGACGGAGCGCTGCAGCTCGGCCTCGACCCGGAGCGGGCCGTGGTGGTCGACGGCATCGACGAGCCCACCGCCCGCGCCCTGCTGGAGCTCGACGGCACCCGGACCGAGTCCGAGGTCCTCGCGGCAGCGGCCGGCGACGGTCTGGACGCAGAGCTCGTCTGCGACCTCCTCGCCGACCTCCGCGCCGCCGGCATCCTCGCCGAGGTCACCTTCCCCGCGAACCCGCCGCCGCCCGACCGTGCGCCCCGGCCGACGCCCGCCGGACCGACGAGCACCGCCGCAGCTCGCCCGCACTCCGTCGGCGCGGACACGAGTGCCGGTGGAGACGGAGCGTCAGCCGGGACCGCCCGGATCACCGCCGGTGCTGCTCGGACGTCAGGCGGCCGGAGCGCCGGGGCGAGGCGGGGTGGGTCGATCGGGGTGACGACGCGGCCGGCGCCGACGGGCCGCGCGTTCGGGGCGGTGGGCGCGGCCGGCAGGCTCGGTCCGGACCTCGCCGCGCTGTCCCTGCTGCCGGCGCCACACAGCCCGCTGGAGGTGATGCGCGGCCGGCGCGCCGCGGCCGTCGTCGTGCACGGCGCCGGCCGGGTCGGCGTGAGCCTCGCCACCCTGCTGGGCGCCGCCGGCGTCGGCCGGGTGCACGTCGCCGACCGCGGTCCGGTCCGCCCGGGAGACGTGGCGCCGGCCGGCTTTCCGGCCGCGGACGTGGACCGCTCCCGCAGCGCCGCCGCGGCCGACGCGCTGCGCCGGGCCGCCCCGGAGGTCCAGTCGGACGCGCCGCCGCCCGGCCGGCGCCCGGACCTGGTCGTGATCGCCTCGACCGACCCGGTGGACACCTCGCTGCGGACCGCGCTGGTCCGCGGCCGGGTGCCGCACCTCGTCGCCGGCGTTCGGGAGACCACCGCCGTGGTCGGCCCGCTGGTGCTGCCCGGCCGGACCGGCTGCCTGCGCTGCGGCGACCTGCACCGGGTGGACCGGGATCCCGCCTGGCCGGTGGTCGCCGCCCAGCTGGTCGGCGTCCGCCGCCGCCGGGAGGAGCCCTGTGACGTCGCGCTGGCGACGCTGGCCGCCGGCCTGGCCGCGCTGCAGGTCCTGGCCCACCTGGACGGACGCCCGGTCGCAGCCATCGGCGCCAGCCTGGAGCTCGGCCTCACCGACTGGCGCCTGCGCCGCCGGACCTGGCCGGGTCACCCTCGCTGCGACTGCGGAGCTCCGTCATGA
- a CDS encoding AarF/ABC1/UbiB kinase family protein: MTDIPRRAVTRTARLASLPVGVAGRAALGFGKRLGGRPAVEVTEELQRRTAEQLFAVLGQLKGGAMKFGQALSVFEAAFPEEMAAPYREALTKLQEGAPPMPAATVHRVLTEQLGRDWRRRFTEFDDVPAAAASIGQVHRATWADGRPVAVKVQYPGAGPALLADLGQLSRFARMFAVLSPGLDVKPLLAELRARVTEELDYALEADAQRRFAAAYADDPEIHVPRVVASAPKVLVSEWIDGLPLAKIITGGDRAQRDRAGYLLALLHFSAPARAGLLHADPHPGNFRLLADGRLGVIDFGAVARLPDGLPAPIGRLTRMAIDGKAEEVLAGLRQEGFVRPDLDVDADRVLSYLRPMLEPLAHAHFRFTREWMRSEAGRIGDPRNEAAQIGRQLNLPPSYLLIHRVTLGSIGVLCQLDADAPYRGIVERWQPGFADPA; encoded by the coding sequence GTGACCGACATCCCCCGGCGGGCAGTGACGCGGACCGCCCGGCTCGCGTCCCTTCCGGTGGGCGTGGCCGGCCGGGCGGCGCTCGGGTTCGGCAAGCGGCTGGGCGGCCGGCCGGCGGTCGAAGTCACCGAGGAACTGCAGCGCCGGACGGCCGAGCAGCTGTTCGCCGTGCTCGGGCAGCTCAAGGGCGGCGCGATGAAGTTCGGCCAGGCGCTGTCGGTGTTCGAGGCCGCGTTCCCGGAGGAGATGGCCGCGCCGTACCGGGAGGCGCTGACCAAGCTGCAGGAGGGCGCGCCGCCGATGCCGGCGGCGACCGTGCACCGGGTGCTGACCGAGCAGCTGGGCCGGGACTGGCGGCGCCGGTTCACCGAGTTCGACGACGTGCCGGCCGCGGCCGCGAGCATCGGGCAGGTGCACCGCGCGACCTGGGCCGACGGCCGCCCGGTCGCGGTCAAGGTGCAATACCCGGGGGCCGGCCCGGCGCTGCTGGCCGACCTCGGCCAGCTGTCCCGCTTCGCCCGGATGTTCGCGGTGCTCTCCCCCGGGCTCGACGTCAAGCCGCTGCTGGCCGAGCTGCGCGCGCGGGTGACCGAGGAGCTGGACTACGCGCTGGAGGCCGACGCCCAGCGTCGCTTCGCCGCGGCGTACGCGGACGATCCGGAGATCCACGTCCCGCGGGTCGTGGCCAGCGCGCCCAAGGTGCTGGTGTCCGAGTGGATCGACGGGCTGCCGCTGGCGAAGATCATCACCGGCGGCGACCGGGCTCAGCGGGACCGAGCCGGCTACCTGCTGGCCCTGCTGCACTTCTCCGCGCCGGCCCGCGCCGGGCTGCTGCACGCCGACCCGCACCCGGGCAACTTCCGGCTGCTCGCCGACGGGCGGCTCGGGGTGATCGACTTCGGCGCCGTGGCCCGGCTCCCGGACGGGCTGCCGGCCCCGATCGGGCGGCTGACCCGGATGGCGATCGACGGTAAGGCCGAGGAGGTGCTGGCCGGGCTCCGGCAGGAGGGCTTCGTCCGGCCCGACCTGGACGTCGACGCGGACCGGGTGCTCAGCTACCTGCGCCCGATGCTGGAGCCGCTGGCGCACGCCCACTTCCGGTTCACGCGGGAGTGGATGCGCTCGGAGGCGGGCCGCATCGGCGATCCCCGCAACGAGGCCGCGCAGATCGGGCGGCAGCTCAACCTGCCCCCGTCGTACCTGCTGATCCACCGGGTGACGCTCGGCTCGATCGGGGTGCTCTGCCAACTCGACGCCGATGCGCCGTACCGCGGCATCGTCGAGCGCTGGCAACCCGGCTTCGCCGACCCGGCCTGA
- a CDS encoding WhiB family transcriptional regulator translates to MLDLDPFEAERAGVELPCRVQDPELWFAETPVDLELAKSHCLDCPVRRACLTGALERHEPWGVWGGEIFERGVVIPRKRPRGRPRKEVAA, encoded by the coding sequence ATGCTCGATCTCGACCCGTTCGAGGCCGAGCGCGCGGGAGTCGAACTGCCGTGCCGAGTGCAGGACCCGGAGCTCTGGTTCGCCGAAACCCCGGTGGACCTGGAACTCGCCAAGAGCCACTGCCTCGACTGCCCGGTCCGCCGGGCGTGCCTGACCGGCGCGCTCGAGCGGCACGAGCCGTGGGGCGTGTGGGGCGGCGAGATCTTCGAGCGGGGCGTCGTCATCCCGCGCAAGCGGCCACGTGGCCGCCCGCGCAAGGAGGTCGCCGCGTGA
- a CDS encoding UvrD-helicase domain-containing protein codes for MEPADPAEDESVLAGLDPEQEQAARAVRGPVCILAGAGTGKTRTITHRIAHAVRTGAVPPGQLLAVTFTARAAGEMRTRLRALGVGRGPDGPGVQALTFHAAALRQLRYFGPRVLGGPVPELLDNKIRLVATAAARAGVRDTDRTVLRDLAAEIEWAKVTLCPPSLYAARSVEAGREPPVPAATMVSVMAAYEEVKARAGSLDFEDLLLVTAAAIEEHRDVAEEMRSRYRYFVVDEYQDVSPLQQRLLDAWLGGRDDLCVVGDPNQTIYSFTGATPTYLLSFGRRFPGAEVVKLVRDYRSTPQVVELANRVLGRRSALKLIGQRAPGPAPTFAEYDDEPAEAAAVAAACRVRIDAGTPASELAILYRVNAQSEAYERALADAGVPYVLRGGERFFDRIEIRKAQLLLRGAVRSAEPGEKLVDSVRDVLSGLSWSPDAPPGGGAAREVWESLAALVGVAEELAAVQPEAGLGDLVAELDQRAAAQHAPTVQGVTLASLHAAKGLEWDAVFLVGLVEGTLPIQHALTDEQIDEERRLLYVGVTRARESIALSWALSRAPGGRRSRRRTRFLHGIASEPVSAARVGGTTRRRVGAAVPEDADPELFSRLRAWRAARAEAQKVPAYVVFTDATLAELAVRQPSDVPSLVAVPGIGQSKLDRYGEDVLAIVRGEPAPSGSGG; via the coding sequence GTGGAACCCGCCGATCCTGCCGAGGACGAATCCGTCCTCGCCGGGCTCGACCCGGAGCAGGAGCAGGCCGCGCGGGCGGTCCGGGGTCCGGTCTGCATCCTCGCCGGCGCCGGTACGGGCAAGACCCGGACGATCACCCACCGCATCGCGCACGCGGTCCGTACCGGCGCGGTGCCGCCCGGTCAGTTGCTCGCCGTGACGTTCACGGCCCGGGCGGCGGGGGAGATGCGGACCCGGCTGCGCGCGCTCGGGGTCGGCCGCGGTCCGGACGGTCCGGGCGTCCAGGCGCTGACCTTCCACGCCGCCGCGCTGCGCCAGCTGCGGTACTTCGGCCCTCGCGTCCTCGGCGGCCCGGTGCCGGAGCTGCTGGACAACAAGATCCGGCTGGTGGCCACCGCTGCCGCCCGGGCCGGCGTCCGCGACACCGATCGGACAGTGCTGCGGGACCTGGCCGCGGAGATCGAGTGGGCCAAGGTGACGCTCTGCCCGCCCTCGCTCTACGCGGCCCGCTCGGTCGAGGCCGGCCGGGAGCCGCCGGTGCCGGCGGCCACCATGGTCTCGGTCATGGCCGCGTACGAAGAGGTGAAGGCGCGGGCGGGCTCGCTGGACTTCGAGGACCTGCTGCTGGTCACGGCGGCGGCGATCGAGGAGCACCGGGACGTCGCCGAGGAGATGCGCTCGCGCTACCGTTACTTCGTCGTCGACGAGTACCAGGACGTGAGCCCGCTGCAGCAGCGGCTGCTGGACGCCTGGCTCGGCGGCCGGGACGACCTCTGCGTCGTCGGCGACCCGAACCAGACGATCTACTCCTTCACCGGCGCGACGCCGACCTATCTCCTCTCCTTCGGGCGCCGGTTCCCGGGCGCGGAGGTGGTGAAGCTGGTGCGCGACTACCGGTCCACCCCGCAGGTGGTCGAGCTGGCCAACCGGGTGCTCGGCCGCCGCTCGGCGCTGAAGCTGATCGGCCAGCGTGCCCCCGGTCCCGCCCCGACCTTCGCCGAGTACGACGACGAGCCGGCCGAGGCCGCGGCGGTCGCGGCCGCCTGCCGGGTCCGCATCGACGCCGGCACGCCGGCCAGCGAGCTGGCCATCCTCTACCGGGTCAACGCGCAGTCGGAGGCGTACGAGCGGGCGCTGGCCGACGCCGGCGTGCCGTACGTGCTCCGCGGCGGGGAGCGGTTCTTCGACCGGATCGAGATCCGGAAGGCGCAGCTGCTGCTGCGCGGCGCGGTCCGCTCGGCGGAGCCGGGCGAGAAGCTGGTCGACTCCGTCCGGGACGTGCTGTCCGGGCTGAGCTGGTCGCCGGACGCGCCGCCCGGCGGTGGTGCCGCGCGGGAGGTCTGGGAGTCGCTGGCGGCGCTGGTCGGGGTGGCCGAGGAGCTGGCCGCCGTGCAGCCCGAGGCCGGGCTCGGCGACCTCGTCGCCGAGCTGGACCAGCGGGCGGCGGCGCAGCACGCGCCGACCGTGCAGGGCGTCACGCTGGCCTCGCTGCACGCGGCGAAGGGGCTGGAGTGGGACGCCGTGTTCCTGGTCGGCCTGGTCGAGGGGACGCTGCCGATCCAGCACGCGCTGACCGACGAGCAGATCGACGAGGAGCGCCGGCTGCTCTACGTCGGCGTGACCCGGGCCCGGGAGTCGATCGCCTTGTCCTGGGCGCTGTCCCGCGCACCGGGCGGGCGCCGGTCGCGGCGGCGGACCCGCTTCCTGCACGGGATCGCGTCCGAGCCGGTGTCGGCGGCACGGGTCGGCGGGACGACCCGGCGGCGGGTCGGTGCGGCCGTCCCGGAGGACGCCGATCCGGAGCTGTTCAGCCGGCTGCGGGCCTGGCGTGCGGCCCGGGCCGAGGCGCAGAAGGTGCCCGCGTACGTGGTCTTCACCGACGCGACGCTGGCCGAGTTGGCGGTGCGGCAGCCCTCCGACGTGCCGTCGCTGGTGGCTGTCCCCGGCATCGGACAGTCCAAGTTGGACCGCTACGGCGAAGACGTGCTGGCGATCGTCCGGGGGGAGCCGGCGCCGTCCGGATCCGGCGGCTGA